The following are encoded together in the Methylorubrum sp. B1-46 genome:
- a CDS encoding (Fe-S)-binding protein, whose protein sequence is MRIGLFVPCYVDAFEPEVGIATLELLERFGLTVEYPYDQTCCGQPMTNTGCHQEAAATEALFVKNFSGFDYVVAPSGSCVHQVREHLTAIPQTDEVKAVRAKTFELVEFLHDVLKIEELPWAAFPHKVAYHSNCNALRGIGHARPTELNRPFFSKPLNLLKKVKGLEVVDLTRPDECCGFGGTFSVFEPAVSAKMGYDKVTDQARAGAEYVVSADSSCLMHQKGCAERLGVPLKYIHIAQVLNGAAA, encoded by the coding sequence ATGCGGATCGGGCTATTCGTTCCCTGCTACGTCGATGCCTTCGAGCCGGAGGTCGGCATTGCCACGCTGGAGCTGCTGGAGCGCTTCGGCCTGACCGTCGAATATCCCTACGACCAGACCTGCTGCGGCCAGCCGATGACCAACACCGGCTGCCACCAAGAGGCGGCCGCGACCGAGGCTTTGTTCGTCAAGAATTTCTCCGGGTTCGACTACGTCGTCGCCCCGTCCGGCTCCTGCGTGCATCAGGTGCGCGAGCACCTCACCGCAATCCCGCAGACCGATGAGGTCAAGGCGGTGCGCGCCAAGACCTTCGAGCTCGTCGAATTCCTGCACGACGTCCTGAAGATCGAGGAGCTGCCCTGGGCGGCGTTTCCGCACAAGGTCGCCTACCACTCGAACTGCAACGCGCTGCGTGGCATCGGCCATGCCCGACCGACCGAGCTCAATCGTCCGTTCTTCTCGAAACCCCTCAACCTGTTGAAGAAGGTGAAGGGCCTGGAGGTCGTTGACCTGACCCGGCCCGACGAGTGCTGCGGTTTCGGCGGCACTTTCTCGGTGTTCGAGCCGGCCGTCTCGGCGAAGATGGGCTACGACAAGGTGACGGATCAGGCCCGGGCCGGCGCCGAATACGTCGTTTCGGCCGATTCCTCCTGTCTGATGCATCAGAAGGGCTGCGCCGAGCGCCTCGGCGTCCCGCTGAAGTACATCCACATCGCCCAGGTGCTGAACGGAGCCG